AGCAATGCCTGGCTGTATTGTACataatggttgtgtgtgtgtgcgtgtatgcccAGGCCTTTATGTGTCAGGGGAGGACTACCGTCTTGTAGGGGTAGATGTAAGAAAGGAGAACCAGATGGAGGAGGTTCTGGCTGGGGCTGGAATAGACTGGGCTGCCCCTACCCTGTTACTGTCTGAAGTGGTGCTCACCTACATGGAGACACAGTGGTGAGGACTACAGATTGTTTGACTGCATTGTATGTCGGAGTACACAACTGTCATCTATGTATGTAAGGATCTAACTTGTGTGCATTTCCATTTGGCACAGGTCCGACGGTGTGATTGGATGGTCAGCCCGGCacttctcccagtctctctttgtGATGTACGAACAGATTCGCCCCCAGGACCCCTTTGGTCAAATCATGCAAGATCACTTCCTGAAACTCAACTCCACACTCCATGCGCTCAGAGATTACCCTGACACAGCTGCTCAGACACAAAGGTTTTTGGGCAAGGCAAGAATAACTACAGTCCAGTATCAGAGAGTcttaaggccgcaatatgcttctccgactccgtttacggatgggcgggcttacggatacggacggatagactgcgtctatggttctccgtaggctttTATATGCCCTCAATTCTCTCtgcgttttgtgtgtgcgtgtatgtttatGCTTGGTGCTCCCTGCAGGGctgggagcagtgtgtgtgcatggatggaAATGAGTTCTACCAGGCTCTGgtgccagagaaagagagaggcagagtggagaGTCTTGAACCCTTCGATGAGTTTGAGGTTAGGCATTCTAAGCAGCCTCTTTATTCAGTCAAATACCACTTCATAATCTGGTTACCATCAGGATAACACATGATGTTATCCCAAGATTCTGTGTGAGATACAGTATGCACAGTCTAAATATAATTGATAGCTCAGTTTCCATGACTACGTGGAAACTGAGCTGTACGCCACTCCTATCTTTTTGCCCAGGAGTGGCACCAGAAATGTTCTCACTATTTCATCCTGACTGCCTGTAAAGGCTCGCTTACCAGCCACGCTGTGTTAAGACCGCCACCAGGTACCGATTTCATGTTACCTCAACAGCGTGTTTACATGCTATGAAGCAGCGTATGTAAATAGGTCCAAAGTCTCCGCTCTGTTCTATTTCCTTCACAGagtctccactcccctctctgaGGCCAGTGCTTAGCCCTGTGTCCCTGATGGTGAGGCCTGTGTCTGGGTTGCTGTCTCTGGAGGGTCTGGGCAtggcctccacccccctgcgcCCTGACATGGTGCTGCTCACCGGAGGCTCCAataggaggggcaggggggctgctgCTAGGGTCCTCGTCACAGGGCAGGCTGCCTGGAGATGTGCCTCTGTAGCGTCTTCCACAGACTGGGGTAAGTGGTCTAGCAGGGATGCTGTGGTAATATGAAAAGTGGTGATGTGTGACGGCATGATGTCAATCTGGAGGTCTGTGTTGTGTCTACAGGTGTTCGACTGTATCACACGGTAAATAACATCCCCGGTTGGGGCAACGTGGTCTATGGTGGGCGCTCCTCCCCACTCCACCCAATCAGGAGCCTTCTTAAAGTGACCTGTGACCTGGCTGACCCTACATCTCATGAGAACATGGCAACAGTGAGTCTGTCCTCAGAGCAGATAACATGCACTGGTATCCTGCCACCACCAAGATGGCGGCACACAGCGACCATGCTGAGTTACAGAGGTAGGCACAGTCTCAGCCAGAGATGTTACTCTGCTTCTTAGTCTTTTGTGGTATTGTGTTATGCGCAAAcaagtacacccccccccccaatctccCTGCAGGCCaggacttcctgtttgtgtttggagGAAGGAATGAGACAGAGGCCGCTTTAGGTGACGCCCATTTCCTGAGTCTTAATAATCTGCATTGGACAGAGGTTTGTTACACTGCAGGACCTCATAGAC
The DNA window shown above is from Osmerus eperlanus chromosome 3, fOsmEpe2.1, whole genome shotgun sequence and carries:
- the lcmt2 gene encoding tRNA wybutosine-synthesizing protein 4, with amino-acid sequence MPVSSKKKQGRDSAVQGTNDSSAVSKVAAAAQGYFKDDFLKYFVCKVSRRAPLINRGYYIRWKAVDHCVRQFLQSTQHCPYRQIVSLGAGFDSLYFRLHGEGALKKMVVFELDFPDVARRKAALINADICLKEGLKFPSPCLAGLYVSGEDYRLVGVDVRKENQMEEVLAGAGIDWAAPTLLLSEVVLTYMETQWSDGVIGWSARHFSQSLFVMYEQIRPQDPFGQIMQDHFLKLNSTLHALRDYPDTAAQTQRFLGKGWEQCVCMDGNEFYQALVPEKERGRVESLEPFDEFEEWHQKCSHYFILTACKGSLTSHAVLRPPPESPLPSLRPVLSPVSLMVRPVSGLLSLEGLGMASTPLRPDMVLLTGGSNRRGRGAAARVLVTGQAAWRCASVASSTDWGVRLYHTVNNIPGWGNVVYGGRSSPLHPIRSLLKVTCDLADPTSHENMATVSLSSEQITCTGILPPPRWRHTATMLSYRGQDFLFVFGGRNETEAALGDAHFLSLNNLHWTEMSVEGIPPEARLSHSACRYKEGVVVFGGLGRGGVPLGDTTFLRPTTTGFCWERLAVHPQPVPRYSHNAHVIGQRLVVVGGVWLQAEGVPGIAVIDLITGSGMEFQLDTMSVPWPLMLHSFCSQLLDSEEPTLALMCGGGNCFSFGTHHNPCPVIVDLRPAL